One part of the Kryptolebias marmoratus isolate JLee-2015 linkage group LG13, ASM164957v2, whole genome shotgun sequence genome encodes these proteins:
- the exosc8 gene encoding exosome complex component RRP43: MAAGFKTAEPLEYHRSFLKENCRPDGRELSEFRTTTLNIGSITTADGSALVKMGNTTIICGIKAELANPTVDAPGKGYIVPNVDLPPLCSSRFRPGPPGEQAQAASQFIADVIESSEVIETEDLCIDRGKLCWVLYCDIMCLDYDGNILDAAVVALLAALRNTQLPEVTVNKETSTPEVNFEKRHRLHIHKHPVGTSFCVFDDSVLIVDPTAEEESLSTAQLTVVTDEDDRLCSLHKPGGSSMSGEKLQECINRATARQREIQKLIEKVTHSVTTAQ; the protein is encoded by the exons ATGGCGGCTGGGTTCAA GACTGCGGAGCCTCTGGAGTATCACAGGAGCTTTCTG aaagaaaactgcagaCCTGATGGACGGGAGCTGTCTGAATTCAGAACCACGACACTGAACATTG ggtCAATAACCACAGCAGATGGCTCGGCCCTGGTGAAGATGGGAAACACCACCATCATCTGTGGAATCAAAGCG gagCTGGCTAACCCTACAGTGGACGCACCTGGTAAAGGTTATATTG TGCCCAATGTGGACCTGCCGCCTCTGTGTTCATCCCGCTTTCGGCCGGGCCCGCCAGGAGAACAGGCCCAGGCTGCCAGCCAGTTCATCGCTGATGTTATTGAAAG ctctgAGGTGATCGAGACAGAAGACTTGTGCATCGACAGAGGAAAG CTCTGCTGGGTCCTCTACTGTGACATCATGTGTCTCGACTATGATGGGAACATTCTGGATGCTGCTGTCGTTGCCCTGCTGGCTGCTCTGAGAAACA CCCAACTCCCAGAGGTCACCGTTAACAAAGAGACGTCTACGCCAGAGGTGAACTTTGAAAAGAGACACAGACTCCACATTCATAAACATCCAGTTGGCacctctttttgtgtctttgatgA CTCTGTGCTTATCGTAGACCCCACAGCCGAGGAGGAGAGTCTGTCAACCGCACAGCTCACTGTGGTGACGGATGAAGATGATCGGCTCTGCTCGCTACATAAACCAG GTGGATCGTCGATGTCCGGAGAGAAGCTGCAGGAGTGCATCAACCGAGCAACAGCACGACAGAGAGAGATCCAGAAGCTCATCGAGAAAGTTACACACAGTGTGACAACAGCGCAATAA